From Salvelinus namaycush isolate Seneca chromosome 2, SaNama_1.0, whole genome shotgun sequence, one genomic window encodes:
- the LOC120022095 gene encoding P2Y purinoceptor 1-like: protein MSEDHDAHVLNMTACAQINHYFTQRFLPAVFVLVFVVGTFANFCGLKTVFTSWKKIGSINIFILNLGIADLLYLFTLPFLVVYYALNSKWIFGQTFCKITRFCFNLNLYGSIGFLTCISIYRYLGIVHPMKVMGRINTRHSVAISFLVWILVFIQILPDMFFDKTAPNSSDACYDSTADHLIKDYLPYSIGWTVTGFVIPLLVILACYGHIVVVLATKANVNTLLKQRCLKLVIILTVLFSICFIPYHVLRNLNLKIRILKMEGTCKASFDDIYVAHQISRGLACLNSAINPLIYLIGNDDFLMRFHIVSKRARMSLVHWTGAVIYRKADPPTEEFQPANFDQLVI, encoded by the coding sequence ATGTCAGAGGACCACGACGCGCACGTTCTCAACATGACCGCATGTGCACAAATTAATCATTATTTTACGCAAAGATTTTTACCAGCTGTGTTCGTGCTGGTGTTTGTCGTCGGAACTTTTGCAAACTTCTGTGGGTTAAAAACTGTTTTTACAAGCTGGAAGAAAATTGGAAGTATTAACATATTTATTCTCAACCTTGGAATAGCGGACTTGCTATACCTATTTACATTACCATTTTTGGTTGTCTATTACGCGCTAAACAGTAAATGGATATTTGGACAAACATTCTGCAAGATCACCAGATTCTGTTTCAATTTGAATCTCTACGGCAGTATCGGGTTCCTGACATGCATCAGTATTTATCGATACCTTGGTATTGTGCACCCAATGAAGGTGATGGGAAGAATCAACACTCGCCACTCTGTGGCAATAAGTTTTCTTGTCTGGATTTTGGTTTTTATTCAGATACTTCCCGATATGTTCTTTGACAAGACAGCGCCAAATTCCTCAGATGCGTGCTATGACTCAACAGCCGACCACCTTATCAAGGATTACCTGCCGTATAGCATTGGCTGGACCGTTACCGGATTCGTTATACCATTGCTCGTCATTCTTGCTTGCTATGGACATATAGTAGTGGTCCTTGCCACCAAAGCCAACGTCAATACTTTATTGAAACAGAGGTGTCTAAAACTAGTTATCATCTTGACTGTGTTATTCTCAATTTGCTTTATCCCTTACCATGTTTTGAGAAATCTCAATTTGAAGATAAGGATTTTGAAAATGGAAGGCACCTGCAAGGCAAGCTTCGATGACATCTATGTTGCTCATCAAATCAGCCGCGGCCTAGCTTGCCTGAATAGCGCAATCAACCCGTTGATTTACTTGATTGGAAATGATGATTTCCTCATGCGCTTTCATATTGTCAGCAAACGAGCCAGGATGTCTCTTGTTCATTGGACTGGTGCTGTAATCTACCGCAAGGCAGATCCACCAACAGAAGAATTTCAACCAGCAAACTTTGACCAACTAGTTATTTAA
- the LOC120022086 gene encoding CCN family member 5-like: MDRRDATLLGSLLLCIITQLCGGPCHNCPWPAPRCPLGVPTVLDGCRCCQVCARQEGEDCTERFVCDSQQGLQCDYSASYPGGPGECVSQNMLGCELNGIQFEEGQTFQPSCAQLCHCLGGGVTCVPLCSDDLQVPAAANCPNPQLVRQPGRCCREWVCESLDNNIYTDTMAAVERPPERERVRQGFRGDGGGAQSPGQGLNSNCIEQSTDWSPCSSSCGPGVSTRSSNKNWACRPQTQTRLCQVRPCQATAVPRSRPHVGMGACDSSFRSPVPIHLEHQGCLSTWAYRFRFCGLQCLKGRCCSPYRTRTVSMAFRCPQGRMIHQQVMMIESCSCQHYNCPQSPFTAYRRAIPWL, from the exons ATGGACCGAAGAGATGCTACGCTCCTTGGTTCCCTGCTGTTGTGTATCATCACTCAG CTATGCGGGGGCCCGTGTCACAACTGCCCCTGGCCCGCACCACGCTGCCCTCTGGGGGTGCCCACGGTGCTGGATGGGTGCCGCTGCTGCCAGGTGTGCGCCAGACAGGAGGGCGAAGACTGCACGGAGAGGTTTGTGTGTGACAGCCAGCAGGGCCTGCAGTGTGACTACAGCGCCAGCTACCCCGGTGGTCCTGGAGAGTGTGTTA GCCAGAACATGCTGGGATGTGAACTGAACGGCATACAATTCGAGGAGGGCCAGACATTCCAGCCGTCGTGTGCACAGCtgtgccactgcctgggtggcgGGGTGACCTGTGTGCCACTGTGCAGCGATGACTTACAGGTTCCTGCCGCAGCCAACTGCCCCAACCCTCAGCTAGTGCGCCAGCCTGGGAGGTGCTGCAGGGAGTGGGTCTGTGAAAGCCTGGACAACAACATTTACACAGACACTATGGCTGCAG TGGAGAGACcaccagagagggagagggtgcgtCAGGGCTTtcgtggtgatggtggtggggctCAGTCTCCGGGCCAGGGCCTGAACTCCAACTGCATTGAGCAGAGCACAGACTGGAGCCCCTGCTCCAGCAGCTGTGGTCCAGGTGTCTCCACCCGCAGCTCAAACAAGAATTGGGCCTGCCGCCCGCAGACCCAAACCAGACTGTGCCAAGTCAGGCCATGCCAGGCCACTGCTGTGCCTCGCAGCAGGCCGCATGTG GGAATGGGTGCCTGCGATAGTAGCTTCAGGTCTCCCGTGCCCATTCATCTGGAGCACCAGGGCTGTTTGAGCACGTGGGCCTACAGGTTCCGGTTCTGTGGCCTGCAGTGTCTGAAAGGCCGCTGCTGCAGCCCCTACCGCACCAGGACCGTCAGCATGGCCTTCCGCTGCCCCCAGGGCAGGATGATCCACCAGCAGGTGATGATGATTGAGTCCTGCTCCTGCCAACACTACAATTGTCCCCAGTCCCCATTCACAGCCTACAGGAGAGCCATTCCCTGGCTTTAG